AATACGCAAATTGCCCAGACCTTCACTGGCCTTGAGCATGGCTCGAATTTGTACCAAAAATATTTCGGGGTGATCAAGCGTTACGCGGATACCACGCCAACCCAAAAACGGGTTTTCCTCCTCTATCGGGAAGTAGGGCAGTGATTTATCTCCGCCAACATCCAGTGTACGCATGGTAACCGTATGGGGAGCGAAGGCCGCCAACTGGTCGCGATAGGTTTGACGCTGCTCCTCCTCACTGGGAAAACGGTCGCGCAGCATAAAAGGGATTTCGGTTCGGTACAGCCCCACGCCCTCTGCACCACGCTCCAAGGAAATCATCGCATCGGCGATAAGCCCGGTATTAACCCACAGTGCAACGCGGTGGTGATCTATGGTTTCACAGGGTAAATCTTTAAGTACATTCAACCCGGCGGTGAGCTGAACATCCTCTTCTGCAATCGCCCTGTACTGCTGTAACAGCTCTTCACTGGGGTCGCTGTATACGCTGCCACGGTAACCATCAACAATTAGCTCTCGCCCGTCTAACCGCGTAAAAGGTAAGTCCACGGCCCCCATAACCGTTGGAATGCCAATTGACCGGGCCAAAATAGCAATGTGTGAATTACTGGAACCGCGTATGGAGACAATGCCCGCCAACTTGCCTGAAGGCACTTCCGCCAGCATCGACGCCGTAAGGTCTTCGCCCACCAGAATAGTTTTATCGGGGTAGATCAATTCTTTCTGCGATGACTCCTGCAGATTGGCCAGCACCCTACTGCCCAAATCGCGCACATCGGAAGCCCGCTCGCGAAGGTAGGGGTCGTGCATACTGGAGAAAATTTTGACATGCTCCTGAATCACTTCGCTCCAGGCATAGGGCGCTGCCAACCCGCTTTTAATACGCTCTATAACTTCTCCGCCCAACGCCGTATCGTCGAGCATGCCGATATAGGCATCAAAGAGCACGCGCTCTTCCTTATTTAGACGATCTTCCAGCTCGGACGCAAGACGCTTAATATCCTCTCGTACCGCAGACAAGCCCTGCTGGAAAAACACCAGCTCTTCCTCAATAGCGTCGCACGTTTGGTAGGGCACCGAATTTAAGTCGGCAACAGGCGACACCACCACACACTTGCCAATAGCCACCCCAGGGGCGCCCGCCACACCCATAAACCGCGCTTCTGTTTTTTGCCCAATGGTGCGCAGCACACCCGTTGCCTCGGCATGGGCAATCACCCCCGCCAACTGTGCCGACATGGTGACCAGAAAAGCTTCTTCGCCTTCATCGAATTTGCGTCTTGCGCGCTGCTGAATAACCAAAACACCAAGGATTTGGCGCTGGTGGATAATGGGTACACCCAAAAATGAACTGAAGCGCTCTTCGCCCGTCTCGGGAAAATATTGAAATTTGGGATGCGATTCGGCGTCGTCGAGGTTTAGCGGCTCCTCTCTCACTGCCACATAACCGACAAGGCCCTCATTCAATTCCAGCTTAACCTGCCCTATCGCATCTTTATGCAGGCCCTCGGTAGCCATCAATACAAAATTACGGCTGACCTGCTGGCGCAGGTAAACTGAACACACTTCCGTGCTCATTGCATCGCGAACACGACTGACAATAATGTCCAGAACAGACTGTAAGTCTGCGGCGCCATTGACCTCCTGAACAATACTGCGCAGCGAATTCAGCATGCAGCGGTCTCCTGGGCACTCTGAATCAAGCGATTATGCGCCGGAGCCAGCTCTTTGAGGGCGCGGCGATAAACTTCGCGCTTAAACGTCACCACTTTAGACAACGGATACCAATAGCTAGCCCAACGCCAGTCATCAAATTCGGGGGGGCCACCAGTATTGAGTACCACCGCACTCTCGGGTGAATTGAGTTTTAATAGAAACCACTTCTGTTTTTGGCCTACACACAAGGGCTCTTTCTGACGAACCAAACGTTGCGGTAGCCGATAACGCAGCCAACCCTGAGTGACGGCCACAATGTCGACGTCGGAAGCAACTAGCCCCACCTCTTCTTGCAGTTCGCGGTATAGGGCTTGCTCGGGAGATTCACTTGCTTTTATCCCACCCTGAGGGAACTGCCAGGCATCCTGACCGCCGACACGCCGCGCCCATAAAACATTACCACTGCCGTTTGCCAGCACAATGCCAACATTTGCGCGAAAGCCATCGCTATCGATCACAGGAAACCTCCCTTTTAGAAAATCTGGTGTGAATTTTGTTGTTATAATCGCGGCCTATTGTTTCACAAAGAGGCATTTAAGGCATCTCTGGTTCCGTGGCGCCTCATTCACCTTAAATTGCCCTTCCCGCCGCACCCACTCGATTTATTCGGAGCACCCCCTTGAGTTTAGCAATATTTGACTTGGACAATACGCTGATTGCGGGCGACAGCGATCACGCCTGGGGAGAATTCATCATCGCCGAAGGCATAGTGGACGGCGAAGCATTTAAAACCGCCAACGATAAGTTCTACAGCGACTACGAGAATGGTACTTTAGACATCCACGCCTATCTGCGCTTTGCCCTCGCGCCGCTAACCCGTTTCAGCATGGCCGAACTGGGGCAATTGCATCAACGCTTCTTCGAGCGCGTAATAAAACCCATGCTGCTGCCCAAAGCCGAGGCTTTAATCACGGAACATCGTGAGAAAGGCGATAGAATACTGGTTATTACCGCTACCAACCGATTTGTAACAGAACCTATAGTGCAAGCGCTGGGTATCAGCGAGATTCTCGCCAGTGAAGGTGAAATTGTTGGCAACCGCTACACCGGAGAACCCGCCGGTATACCCTGTTTCCAGCACGGCAAAGTGACACGGTTAAACAGTTGGCTAGAGCAGCAATGCGCCTCTCTCGACGGCAGCTGGTTCTATAGCGACTCGGCCAACGACCTACCATTACTGGAGGTGGTTGATCACCCCGTCGCCGTTGACCCAGACTCACGTCTGAGGCAAACAGCCATAAAACGTGGCTGGCCAATCATCAGCCTGCGCTAACACATTGGCAGCCACACGGGCATTCAGGACATATTTGAGATATTTCTATGGAACAGCGAATACACCTCGCCCTGCTAATAACCGCCCTACTGGCTATGCTCGCAGGATGTGACAGCCAAAAGCCCGACGCCCCCAGCGCCGTAAAACCAGAGCCGGTGAGCGCCCACTACAGAGAAGCCGAAGACGCCAGTAAACAGCTCTGGCTATTAGGCCTTAACGCACTAGGCGA
The Teredinibacter franksiae DNA segment above includes these coding regions:
- the ptsP gene encoding phosphoenolpyruvate--protein phosphotransferase; translated protein: MLNSLRSIVQEVNGAADLQSVLDIIVSRVRDAMSTEVCSVYLRQQVSRNFVLMATEGLHKDAIGQVKLELNEGLVGYVAVREEPLNLDDAESHPKFQYFPETGEERFSSFLGVPIIHQRQILGVLVIQQRARRKFDEGEEAFLVTMSAQLAGVIAHAEATGVLRTIGQKTEARFMGVAGAPGVAIGKCVVVSPVADLNSVPYQTCDAIEEELVFFQQGLSAVREDIKRLASELEDRLNKEERVLFDAYIGMLDDTALGGEVIERIKSGLAAPYAWSEVIQEHVKIFSSMHDPYLRERASDVRDLGSRVLANLQESSQKELIYPDKTILVGEDLTASMLAEVPSGKLAGIVSIRGSSNSHIAILARSIGIPTVMGAVDLPFTRLDGRELIVDGYRGSVYSDPSEELLQQYRAIAEEDVQLTAGLNVLKDLPCETIDHHRVALWVNTGLIADAMISLERGAEGVGLYRTEIPFMLRDRFPSEEEQRQTYRDQLAAFAPHTVTMRTLDVGGDKSLPYFPIEEENPFLGWRGIRVTLDHPEIFLVQIRAMLKASEGLGNLRIMLPMVSNISELEIAQMLLYRAFDELLEEGHNIEMPPLGVMIEVPGAVYQVRDFAARVDFLSVGSNDLTQYLLAVDRNNPRVADLYHSMHPAVLRALQQIVKDSHSQGVPVSICGELAGEPGAAMLLMAMGYDVLSMSATNLLKVKSVIRSVTLQQAEDLLEEVMQLPDTESIHRCLDATFRRTQLTRIVRPIGAE
- a CDS encoding RNA pyrophosphohydrolase, whose amino-acid sequence is MIDSDGFRANVGIVLANGSGNVLWARRVGGQDAWQFPQGGIKASESPEQALYRELQEEVGLVASDVDIVAVTQGWLRYRLPQRLVRQKEPLCVGQKQKWFLLKLNSPESAVVLNTGGPPEFDDWRWASYWYPLSKVVTFKREVYRRALKELAPAHNRLIQSAQETAAC
- a CDS encoding histidinol-phosphatase, translated to MSLAIFDLDNTLIAGDSDHAWGEFIIAEGIVDGEAFKTANDKFYSDYENGTLDIHAYLRFALAPLTRFSMAELGQLHQRFFERVIKPMLLPKAEALITEHREKGDRILVITATNRFVTEPIVQALGISEILASEGEIVGNRYTGEPAGIPCFQHGKVTRLNSWLEQQCASLDGSWFYSDSANDLPLLEVVDHPVAVDPDSRLRQTAIKRGWPIISLR